The uncultured Fibrobacter sp. genome includes the window ATTTTCGCTGGAAGAGCTTTCGATTTCGGAGCTAGAAGAAGATTCAATAGCGGCAGCGTTCTTGACGACAATGTTTCCCGCATTGGGCACGGCATCGAAATAGACGTAACCGCCGTCTACCTTGGATTCGAGCTTTGCATTATCCTGCGTCACTTCGACATTCGTCCAATCCGTCTTTACGCGAATCGAAAGCGGATAATCATACTTAGAAATATCGTCAGCAATCTCATGCTTAAGCGTGAAGCTCTTGCTGTTTGCGGAACCGCCATCCTGTTCTTCGATCTTGGAGGACTTGCGTTCCTTGATGTACATGGCGACATGGCCCATCGGAGCCACCCAGATATCCTTGTCGTTATCCTTGGCCCACTTGAGCGCACCCTCGATAGCGCCAATGTCGGTCGGAGAATAAGTTGCAGAACCGTTGTTCTTGTTCTGGAATCCGTGCGTCAGGAAAGCGACCCAACGGTTATTCTGCACGGCCGACTGCATCTTACCGGTAAAGTCGTTCGTACTCTTGAGGGAGCCTTCGGCACCGGTCATGATTGCCGGAACCTGAGCCCAGTTGCGGGGACCGTCCTTGCTCATGTCATCGTCGAAACCTTTCCAGCTACCGTTGCAGATACGGCCCACGATGTAGTTCTGAAGGACCATGCCTTCATTTGGCACGGTACAGTTCGGATAGGCTAGCGTAACCAAGCCATATTTCTGCTGGATTTGTCCATTGATGATACCCTTTGACGACGCAATTTCATCGTCGCCCATCGGGTTGCCATGGTTGACGCTATGGCTTGCGATTTCGTGACCGTTCTTGGCCAAGTTTCCGAAACCGCTCCAGTCAGGATTCCATTTGGTAACCAGGTTAAAGGTCGCCTTATAACCATACTTATCGAACAACGGGCCGCCATCGCTCACGTGACTCGGAGCACCATCGTCAAACGTGAAGGAGGCTGCGCCCTTGCGGAACCCAGACCAATCGGCAATTTCAGCCGTCTGGGCAAAAGTAGAAGTCGCCACAAACAGTCCAAAGACAGATGCGGCCATAAAATATTTTTTGTAGTCCATAATACACACCCTTTCTATAATTCCAATGGGAAATTTAAATTCTTGGGCGTAAAAATGGACTATTCTTGCAGACTATTCGTTGTTAGGCTTTACAACACCCCAAAAGTAAAAACTTGTTTGTATTTCACTAGTCCTGGATGCAACGGACGGAATAGCCGTTTCTCTTTGTATAACAGTCGATACTCGCTGTGTAATCTTCCTTACCTTCAAGATCCCTATTCTGCAAGTACATGGAATACGCACCGTCATCATTTCGGTGCCGTTGGCAGCCACTTCCACAACTTTTTCGGTAGTGGATTCACCACAGGCTGTGAGAAATTTCCTAATACAACATTTTCACCAAATGCTTCAAATTTACGGCAAACTAAAAAGATGGGGTAAAGCCCCATCTTCTGTTTTTCTGTCATAAAACAAACTTGTACTAAGCCCTGGGGTTGTCCCGCACAAGGCCCGACACAAGTCCATTACCACATCTTGTCGAACTTCTTGCGGTTCTTTTCTTCGTCCTTCTTTTCCTGAACGATGGCGTCGATCACGGCGGCAACCGTCAGGTTGAAGATATCATGCACAGAGGCGTCGGAGTCGGTGAAGTGTACCGGCTTGTTCAAGCCCATCTGCACAGGACCAATAGATTCGCCCACGCCCATTTCGAGGAGCATCTTGCAAGTGGTATTTGCAGAAGAGAGGCACGGGAAGATGAGCGTGTTGACCGTCTGGCCCTTGATCTTGTTGAAGGGGTACTTGGTGTCGCGCAGGTCCTTGTCGAGCGCCACGTTCACCTGCATTTCACCGTCGATCACGTAGTCCGGATACTGTTCGTGAATCATCTTCACCGCTTCGCGGGCAGTGTTGGACGTTCCACGCGGAGCACCCTTGTCAGAACCGAAGTTTGCGTAGCTGAGCATAGCCATCACCGGTTCGTGGGCAAAGAAGCGCACGGCGTCGTGAGTGAGCTTCACGATATCCACAAGCGTTTCGGCATCGGGGTCGCGGTTCACCAGCGTATCGGCCAGGAAGAACGTACCCTTGCGAGTGCTCAAAATGTGCATAGCGCCGAAGTGCTTGTATTCTTCGCGGATACCGATGATTTCCTTGGCA containing:
- a CDS encoding polysaccharide deacetylase family protein; translation: MDYKKYFMAASVFGLFVATSTFAQTAEIADWSGFRKGAASFTFDDGAPSHVSDGGPLFDKYGYKATFNLVTKWNPDWSGFGNLAKNGHEIASHSVNHGNPMGDDEIASSKGIINGQIQQKYGLVTLAYPNCTVPNEGMVLQNYIVGRICNGSWKGFDDDMSKDGPRNWAQVPAIMTGAEGSLKSTNDFTGKMQSAVQNNRWVAFLTHGFQNKNNGSATYSPTDIGAIEGALKWAKDNDKDIWVAPMGHVAMYIKERKSSKIEEQDGGSANSKSFTLKHEIADDISKYDYPLSIRVKTDWTNVEVTQDNAKLESKVDGGYVYFDAVPNAGNIVVKNAAAIESSSSSEIESSSSENPEGIIDMPNTFQHAVYASNGYIAVSGSQGETVTVFNSLGHKLRTTRILGCEQKVYTGAKGVYIVRVGRQTFKVKL